Proteins encoded together in one Candidatus Fusobacterium pullicola window:
- the ugpC gene encoding sn-glycerol-3-phosphate ABC transporter ATP-binding protein UgpC produces the protein MARVTLKQVEKQYPNGFKAVHGINLDIKDGEFMVFVGPSGCAKSTTLRMVAGLEEITGGEIWIGDKLVNDLPPKDRGIAMVFQNYALYPHMTVYENMAFGLKMAKVPKEEIDRRVKEAAEKLEITQLLNRKPKEMSGGQRQRVAVGRAIVRKPDVFLFDEPLSNLDAKLRVSMRVKITQLHKQLKAEGQNATMIYVTHDQVEAMTMGDRICVLNFGKIMQVDTPLNLYNKPANKFVAGFIGSPAMNLVKVKLVSKNEKLYVKLSNDELLELPEAKAEKVKDRVGEEFWLGIRPENIGNRLTAPEGVEKNFVEAKINLVEQMGNEEFVYFMLGDTQYTSRIPVEKSTGANFSEKESFYFDMNKCHLFDMATENNVTL, from the coding sequence GTGGCAAGAGTTACACTAAAACAAGTTGAAAAACAGTATCCAAATGGATTTAAAGCAGTACATGGGATAAATTTAGATATTAAAGATGGAGAGTTTATGGTTTTTGTAGGACCATCTGGTTGTGCAAAATCAACTACTCTTAGAATGGTAGCAGGTTTAGAAGAGATAACTGGAGGAGAGATTTGGATAGGTGATAAACTTGTAAATGATCTACCTCCAAAGGATAGAGGAATAGCAATGGTTTTCCAAAACTATGCACTATATCCACATATGACAGTTTATGAAAATATGGCTTTTGGATTAAAGATGGCTAAGGTACCAAAAGAAGAGATAGATAGAAGGGTAAAGGAAGCAGCAGAGAAACTTGAAATTACTCAACTTTTAAATAGAAAACCAAAGGAGATGTCAGGAGGACAAAGACAAAGGGTAGCAGTAGGAAGAGCTATCGTTAGAAAGCCAGATGTTTTCCTATTTGATGAACCGCTATCTAACTTAGATGCAAAATTAAGAGTATCAATGAGGGTTAAGATAACTCAACTTCATAAACAACTAAAGGCAGAGGGACAAAATGCCACAATGATATATGTAACACATGATCAAGTGGAAGCTATGACAATGGGAGATAGAATTTGTGTACTTAATTTTGGAAAGATTATGCAAGTTGATACACCTCTAAATCTATATAATAAGCCAGCAAATAAATTCGTAGCAGGATTTATTGGTTCACCAGCTATGAACTTGGTAAAAGTTAAGTTGGTTTCTAAAAATGAAAAATTATATGTAAAATTATCAAATGATGAACTATTAGAACTTCCTGAAGCAAAGGCTGAAAAGGTAAAAGATAGAGTTGGAGAGGAGTTCTGGTTAGGTATAAGACCAGAAAATATAGGAAATAGATTAACAGCTCCAGAAGGGGTAGAGAAAAACTTTGTAGAGGCAAAGATAAACCTTGTAGAGCAGATGGGTAATGAGGAGTTTGTGTATTTTATGCTAGGGGATACACAATATACAAGTAGAATACCAGTTGAAAAATCTACAGGAGCAAACTTTAGTGAGAAGGAAAGTTTTTATTTTGATATGAATAAGTGCCACCTTTTTGATATGGCTACAGAAAATAATGTAACTTTATAG